ctaactaacatTTTAAAGAACATAGTATCACTGACATACGTTATGTGACACGCTTATAAGATAGAACATGTGCTTTCAATGTATTGCTACCCATTTTGTATGGCACCATTAACAAAGACAGACATTAAGTTAGCCAACGTACATTTTCGAcgtacacaatacacacaatgaTATACGACACGTCAAAACTGACAGCACTGAGATGTTCCACTGCACTAttcaaaccttttaaaaaaaaataggcacAGCAAAATTGCACTTGTTTTGTCATCaacctcctgttgtctttgagtcaaatttgacccctttccaaaaagtttctatatcagaaattcgggttaataataataataataatcagttcactactttcattgaatttgtgtgtttttttttgtcaattttatagcatttggagaagaaACAATTGGTGAAAGAACTttacaaaaaagtgtaaaaaaaaagagagaaagatgtcaaataaagtgactaaaatgtgaacaaatgtcaaataaagtgaaaacAACGTGTAAAAGAtatcacaaaaaataacaaaattctgagaaaaagtgagaaatggaggaaaaaagtttaaaaattttGGGGAAATAACATGGAAAATTCAAAAAAGCTTGAtgaaaacgttgaaaaagtgacaaaatcattgtGGGTTAAGACCCAAAAGGGTCGAAAGACACGACCGAAACCTTGCCAAAAGGTTTTCATTTGACTcggaaaaataaagaaaaaaagagatacaaatgTCAAAcgaagtgacaaaaaagtgaaaagatgtcgaaaaaagtaacaaaaatgacaaatgtagaagaaaaaaaattaaaaagccacgaaaatttaaaaaaaaaaaaaaaaaaaaactctgaaaagtCAACAAACGttataaaagtgacaaaaacattgggggaAAGGCACAAAGGGGGTCGAAAAAGACGACCACgaccttgattaaaaaaaaaaattgataaggGTTAATGATATAAAGAAAacaattgattgatttgatCGTATGTTTGTGCAGGTCTGCAGTGAGAGGAGACTCGGGGAGAATGGATGGATTTCCTGTGAAGATGACCGAGGCGGCGTGTCTTGGGGCCAGCCTCGCCTTCTCAGGCATCTGCTACTACCTCTACAGGAAGAGCCGGACAACACTAGACAAACTCGATGTGAGTTGAGGTCCATCTGCAAGTAACATACAACATAGCTTGACATTGTTATATTTTGCAAtttcttattttctgtttttgtaacGCTGTGTAAGCCTGTGAAAGGGAACCAGCTGTGAAACCACGTAAACAAGCTCCAGCTTTAAAATACTGCTTGAAATCCTCTTTACGTGTGTTTAGAGCAGAGGCCAATCTTTTAGGCCAGTTTTCAAACTATTGGACTTGAGACTGAAGCAGTGTCTATTAGTGTTAGGACTGAAGAAGTAGACCATGTAAAAGTTCAGAAGGAAAAATCAAAAAGCTGGGGAACAGTTACATAAATAAGCTGGCTTTTGTGTGGCAGAAACCCATTTCTTGTACAACCTGAAGGCTTTCTGCAGTACTGCTGTATGCGTACTGCATATACAAATTAGTCTGTGTCTCGTGTTGTCAGGATGCTCCACACTTCACCATAGATGGAAAACTCAAAGACATTTTGAAAGTGACTCCAGGAGCGTGTCTACAGTATGCTGTCATCGAAGGTAAATGTCCTACAGTTTCTGATCAGACGAGATCTGAAAgcatgttttttcccccacaaaaCAACGTAATTTTCTATCATATGTGTATTTATACTATAGGTGCTGTGCAACCAGTAGGCGAGCCTCTGACAAGCCCTTTCCAGAAAGAATTTGTCGGGGTGTTGCAGAAATTCACGTTGAGAGAACACAGGCTGGTGTGGAACGGGCTGTCACGCACTTGGTGAGAACTCTTATCAAGACAACAATACAGTGTGGcattatgataatataagatAAATCATTATTGATCCACAGTGAGAGGAAATCAGATGTTGCAGCAGTGCATCAGAAACATTAGAGATAAATATAGATAAGTATAGAAAGTAACAGATGTACATAATAGGAGTTACATGAACTTAAATAGAATAGTCTGACTGGACGTTAGACCCTTTCAAAATTCCACAATCTGAGATCATTCAATGTGATGAATATTCAATGATGTCACTAGTTTTCTcaggtgtttttgtgtgtttatgtacacATAAAACAATGACGCAACCCCAAAgttcatatttttgtctttgtcatcaTATCTGTAGACTGAAAAGACCCGTTGTTCCTCCCTTTACCTGTTGCAGGGCGGACAGCGAACGAGTCTTGCACCAAAGAGTGAACGCGGTGCCCTTTGTGTTGGTGGGATCCAATGAGGCCGCAGTCAATGtcctgtgtcctctgcaggccTCTGGAGTGCACATGGAGACTACCCACGAGAAGTTCCACCAGGTCAACTACGGCTTGGGGGACATCATAGGACAGTACCTCAGTGGGGAGAAGCTTAAAGGGCAACTGGAGACCGAGGAAATGCTCAAAGTCAGTTTTTAGATGGGATACTAATGTGGAACATcataaacatatacatttattgttttaatgaatGTAGGAACTGAcaggattacatttcactggaattgtattttatatgattTTATATGATTTCATATGACAAACAATTGGATGATTGACAGAATTAATTTGCTTTTGACAAGGTATAAATATTTTTCGCAAACCACAAGAGCAAATATTAACAGAAACGGGTCTTAATGATACATTTTTACCAATattccccccttttttccccccaggtGGGCACAACTCTTACCGGCGTGGGCGAGTTGATACTGGACACGGACGGCACCCTGAATCTCCGACCCCCTTCTAACGGCTCCCAGTATTTTTTGAGCATTACAGACTTTGACACCCTGCTGGGAGAGCAGGAGAGCAAGGCGGTTCTGTGGAAGGCGCTGACCATTGGCTCTGCTTTGGCAGGGGCAGCGGTCCTCTTTTGGGTTGGCCGACGCTACTACCACCAACTAAAACTTCGCTGGGAGCGGGAGCAGGAGAGGATGGAATTTGAGAGACTGCGGGCTGAAGCCCCAAGAGCACATGCTCCGGTAAGGGGCCCTGAGGCCCTTCAAGACGGGGCAGAGGAACACATAGAGAACGCCTGTGTGATTTGCCTCAGTCAGCCACGGAACTGTATCCTGTTGGACTGTGGGCATGTGTGCTGCTGCCACAGCTGCTACCAGGCCCTGCCACAACGCCGATGCCCTATATGCAGACAGGATATCAGCAGAGTGGTGCCTCTCTATCACGTCTAAGGCCCCTGTGTGATCACGTGACCTCAGTGGGGCTTCAGCGCCACACAAACTGTACCAGCGTTGCACCTAAAAGTGACTATTTACTGTTGGTTTTTCAACAGACAATTTGTAGGCATTCACTTAACCTTGTCGAACCTACGTTTGTACGGCTTTTTCAGATATGACAGGCACTGCTGCTACTTTGTCTCTTTCCATTTTTACAGTAACCCTTTCCTCATTTAACCTTTACATACACATATTAGGGTTTCTCAATTTCTGCATCATGACAGAACCAGTGTCCTCACCCTCAGTCTCTATAGACCTAATCACTGTGACGTCGCGCTAACACATCAGTCACTTCCAGGTAGACAACTGGCTGCTGATCGGAATTTTGGAgattagta
The sequence above is drawn from the Etheostoma spectabile isolate EspeVRDwgs_2016 chromosome 12, UIUC_Espe_1.0, whole genome shotgun sequence genome and encodes:
- the mul2 gene encoding LOW QUALITY PROTEIN: mitochondrial ubiquitin ligase activator of nfkb 1-A (The sequence of the model RefSeq protein was modified relative to this genomic sequence to represent the inferred CDS: inserted 1 base in 1 codon), which gives rise to MTCTVVRHHAMFSSLRHADDTVQQXEYVNLRLLFSDRSAVRGDSGRMDGFPVKMTEAACLGASLAFSGICYYLYRKSRTTLDKLDDAPHFTIDGKLKDILKVTPGACLQYAVIEGAVQPVGEPLTSPFQKEFVGVLQKFTLREHRLVWNGLSRTWADSERVLHQRVNAVPFVLVGSNEAAVNVLCPLQASGVHMETTHEKFHQVNYGLGDIIGQYLSGEKLKGQLETEEMLKVGTTLTGVGELILDTDGTLNLRPPSNGSQYFLSITDFDTLLGEQESKAVLWKALTIGSALAGAAVLFWVGRRYYHQLKLRWEREQERMEFERLRAEAPRAHAPVRGPEALQDGAEEHIENACVICLSQPRNCILLDCGHVCCCHSCYQALPQRRCPICRQDISRVVPLYHV